In a single window of the Papaver somniferum cultivar HN1 chromosome 8, ASM357369v1, whole genome shotgun sequence genome:
- the LOC113306982 gene encoding pentatricopeptide repeat-containing protein At3g24000, mitochondrial-like: MYSKFNSLKAAKHVFDQIPERNQASWNTIVSGCVRAGLHIEGFELLREMLVQGVEPNIFVFSSLISACNKSDSLFLEGIQIHGFAEKAGFLADVFVSSALLHFYGTYGYMTAARKFFEEMPERNVVSWTSLMMDYSNNGDPEEAIEIYCRMRGAGVSCNQNSFATVISSCGTLENELLGRQVLAHVLVSGFGSNVSVSNALIHMFGSCGDVKNAEYVFDRMPERDTISWNSIISAYSQNGLCEESLRIFKKMRLANSKPNSTALSCLISSCSTVDNLRWGMGIHGLVVKIGLDSIVCVGNTLITLYSESGRFEDSKLSFLEMSDKDLISWHSMMVSSVQNGQHRNALELLAKLCRTSKIRNHVTFASALAACSVPEDLLEGKTIHAHIIRTGLHENLLIGNTLVTMYGKCGMIRAGERIIHIMPERNEVTWNALIGGFVENEEPQAAIKAYKSMRKDGISVNYITIVSILGSWSAPNDLLKVGMSIHAHIVLMGFGQDDYVKNSLLTMYAKCGDFTSSNFIFNEFASKTAVSWNVMIATNAHQGNGEEALQLFVKMHHSGIDFDHFSFSGGLAASSNLASLEEGQQIHSLIIKLGFGSDLHVANAAMDMYGKCGDMVDVLKILPEPTSRSRLSWNILISGFSRHGYFKEAIETFNEMIQMGEWPDHVTFVSLLSACNHGGLIDEGLSYFSSMMSEFGVTQGIEHCVCIIDLLGRLGRLSEAEKFITEMPVPPNDLIWRSLLSACRNHNNLELGKKAAQHLLELDPSDDAAYVLLSNVCAVSGRWEDVDDLRRKMKSSNIKKKPACSWVKVNNKVSTFGMGDKSHPQKDQIYAKLEDLKQIIRETGYIPDTSFSLHDTDEEQKEQNLWNHSEKVALAFALINSVDGSVIRIFKNLRVCGDCHSMFKHVSQAVQRTIVLRDSYRFHHFNGGKCSCGDYW, from the coding sequence ATGTACTCTAAATTTAACAGCTTAAAAGCTGCCAAACATGTGTTTGATCAAATTCCCGAAAGAAATCAAGCCTCTTGGAATACTATAGTGTCTGGGTGTGTTAGAGCTGGTTTGCATATTGAAGGGTTTGAGTTATTGAGAGAAATGCTGGTTCAAGGAGTTGAACCGAACATTTTTGTGTTTTCAAGTCTTATAAGCGCTTGCAACAAGTCTGATTCATTGTTCTTAGAAGGAATTCAAATTCATGGTTTTGCTGAGAAAGCTGGTTTTCTTGCTGATGTTTTTGTGAGTAGTGCTCTACTTCACTTTTATGGCACTTATGGATATATGACTGCAGCTCGTAAATTTTTTGAGGAAATGCCGGAACGAAATGTAGTTTCTTGGACTTCTTTAATGATGGACTACTCTAATAATGGTGACCCAGAGGAGGCTATTGAAATTTATTGCAGAATGAGGGGTGCAGGAGTTAGTTGCAATCAAAATTCTTTTGCAACAGTGATTAGTTCATGTGGGACACTTGAGAATGAGTTATTGGGTCGTCAAGTTCTTGCCCATGTCCTGGTTTCTGGTTTCGGGTCTAATGTTTCTGTTTCAAACGCTCTTATACACATGTTTGGTAGTTGTGGTGATGTAAAGAATGCTGAGTATGTTTTCGACCGGATGCCTGAGCGAGATACAATCTCATGGAACTCAATCATATCTGCATATTCTCAGAATGGACTTTGTGAGGAATCACTAAGAATTTTCAAGAAAATGCGTCTAGCTAACTCGAAACCAAATTCTACAGCACTGTCTTGTTTGATTTCTTCTTGCAGTACTGTGGATAATCTTAGATGGGGAATGGGAATCCATGGTTTAGTTGTTAAAATCGGATTGGATTCAATTGTTTGTGTTGGCAATACCCTTATTACTCTCTATTCTGAGTCTGGAAGGTTTGAAGATTCAAAGTTGTCGTTTCTTGAAATGTCTGACAAGGATTTGATTTCATGGCACTCGATGATGGTTTCCAGCGTTCAAAATGGTCAGCATAGGAATGCACTAGAACTTCTGGCGAAGCTGTGCAGAACTAGCAAAATAAGAAATCACGTAACTTTTGCTAGTGCTTTAGCTGCATGTTCAGTCCCTGAAGATTTATTAGAGGGCAAAACTATCCATGCTCATATTATCCGGACAGGTCTTCATGAGAATTTGCTTATAGGCAATACGCTAGTAACCATGTATGGAAAATGTGGAATGATAAGGGCAGGCGAACGAATTATACATATCATGCCAGAACGAAATGAGGTTACATGGAATGCACTTATTGGGGGATTCGTCGAAAATGAAGAACCACAAGCAGCAATAAAAGCTTATAAGTCAATGAGGAAAGACGGAATCTCTGTAAATTACATAACTATAGTGAGTATTCTTGGTTCTTGGTCGGCACCAAATGATCTTCTGAAAGTCGGGATGTCCATCCATGCACACATAGTTCTCATGGGATTTGGACAGGACGATTACGTGAAGAATTCTCTTCTTACGATGTACGCCAAATGTGGTGACTTCACTTCCAGTAATTTTATCTTTAACGAGTTTGCTAGTAAAACTGCTGTCTCGTGGAATGTTATGATTGCTACTAATGCTCATCAAGGCAATGGTGAGGAGGCTTTGCAATTATTTGTGAAAATGCATCATTCTGGAATTGACTTTGATCATTTCAGCTTCTCTGGAGGGCTTGCTGCTAGTTCAAACTTGGCATCACTAGAAGAGGGCCAACAAATTCACAGCTTGATTATCAAGCTTGGTTTTGGTTCAGACCTGCACGTTGCAAATGCAGCCATGGACATGTATGGAAAATGTGGTGATATGGTTGATGTACTGAAAATACTTCCTGAACCAACCAGCCGATCAAGGTTATCGTGGAACATATTGATATCAGGGTTTTCCCGACATGGTTACTTCAAGGAAGCCATAGAAACTTTTAACGAAATGATTCAAATGGGAGAGTGGCCAGATCATGTCACCTTTGTGTCGCTCCTATCCGCATGTAATCATGGAGGCCTCATCGATGAAGGTCTGTcatacttctcttctatgatGTCTGAATTTGGTGTCACACAAGGAATTGAGCATTGTGTCTGCATTATTGATCTCCTTGGTCGGTTAGGGAGGCTCAGTGAAGCAGAGAAGTTTATAACAGAAATGCCGGTCCCGCCAAATGATCTTATTTGGCGGAGTTTGTTATCGGCGTGCAGAAACCACAATAATCTGGAACTTGGGAAAAAGGCTGCTCAACATCTTCTGGAGTTGGATCCATCAGATGATGCAGCATATGTTCTTCTATCTAACGTTTGTGCGGTTAGTGGGAGATGGGAAGATGTGGATGATTTGAGGAGGAAAATGAAATCGAGTAacataaagaaaaaacctgcttGCAGTTGGGTTAAGGTGAACAACAAGGTAAGTACATTTGGAATGGGAGACAAGTCCCACCCACAGAAAGATCAGATTTACGCGAAGTTGGAAGATTTGAAGCAAATAATCAGAGAAACAGGTTATATACCAGATACAAGCTTTTCATTGCACGATACGGATGAAGAGCAAAAAGAACAAAATCTTTGGAACCACAGCGAGAAGGTTGCCCTTGCATTTGCGTTGATTAATTCAGTTGATGGTTCAGTTATCAGAATATTTAAGAATCTCCGTGTTTGCGGCGATTGTCATTCTATGTTTAAACATGTTAGTCAAGCTGTACAGAGAACGATTGTGTTGAGGGATTCATATAGGTTTCACCATTTCAACGGAGGTAAGTGCTCTTGTGGTGACTACTGGTAA